Genomic window (Bombyx mori chromosome 9, ASM3026992v2):
GTGAGATGATAGCCAACAGTATATCATAGTATTATGTTTCAGTTAATGAACCTGTACAGACTACAGatcaaaaagaaaaagaggAACCTGCAAGTGATGTACCAATACCAGAAGGTTTTTTTGATGACCCAGTTTTAGATGCAAAGGTAACAGATATTAGATGTTATAAAATATCAACTAACATATTACTTCATAACTCTTCTGCTTTTTAAACACAGCACATAATTTAGTTAATTTgagtaaaaaacattacatattatacattattaatatatacatacatgatAATTTCATTAAACCATTATTTCACAATCACTATCCTTATAGAAACTAAACATTACTGGTCATATAATTCTTCAAAAGCATCATGTATAAATTCTATCATATCAGTAGCTAACATACTTCGaccttttaatttaaaagcCTTTTCATTGCACTTTCTTACTAAAATACATGCAGCATAACAAGACAAAGAAGCTgctaacattttattattagatatatctggtattttaattttatcaatattagCGAGAGTCCAATGCATGAATGTAGCTATAGTTCCAGATAATAAATCACCCTGTCCTCCACACCTCCGTCCAGATCCCCCAGTCTCCAATGACCAAGTGAACTCAGGAAATGGACTTATTAATTCATCATTGGGccctttttttaatatagtaacATTTTTCCCCATTGTCTGTACatctattttattacttagtcgTTCAAATTCTATTTTGTTAGGGGTTAATATTACTGGTGAATCAAAATCTTTAATTAAGTTTGGTTTTTctgttattaaaaacaaaccatCAGCATCAATGATAATGGGTATTTTCTTTTGCTTGATGACTTCTATTAATTTTGCTATTATATCAAATGTTTGCCAATCTCTTCCTAATCCAGGGCCAATAACTATAGAATGGAGTCTGTCAAACCATGGTAATATTTCCTCAACAGCATCTTGCTTATCTAGTAGTGGATGCACTATTAATTCTGGGCTATATGATTTAATTACTGCAGAAGCAACTGAAGAACAAAATATATGTGCCAAGTCTGCACCTACCTGCAATTTTAACAAATATGTTCTTTATTATCAATATTCGTTTTAAATTACACTGGATGTTTTCATATTCAGAGTAACACATAACTTTTGGTTGAGTATCAtgattaatgaataatttcTTTTCCTAGAATGTGGATGTATTTATGTttatgaaattttgtttattgtatgagTCTTACCTAACAAAAACGGAATACTGAATAATTACTAACTTTGAGTGAGCTAATCCCCGCAAAATAAGGTGCACCAGTATATTCTAAAGAACCACCAATTACCCCTATTCTTCCGGCTTGCCCTTTATGACTACTTTTATCCAGAGGTGGTATGCATATTTTAATAAGGTTTTTCATACTTGTAGGATCCATGTTGTATCTATGTCTAAtaagagaaaaacttttcaacaaaattaaatttgttttcattgaAAGACCTTAAAATCTTACGCTTCGAACGATActgctttatttttaaacttgtGAAAGAATCATATGAAACGTATGCCACTTTCGTCAAAGTTAACAAACTATCATTTTATTAAGTTAAACCTCGTAAAATACTGTAGTATAGTACATAGAAATCGCAAAAAATACCGTAATAACATTATCAAATTACCATGACACACTGagaatgtttttttaagggattttatgacctggtaactaagacctttaggtcaagtcttattttaattttaatgaaaactttttttatatgaaaaataatatatgggatgaaatataatctcagtaaaatggtggtcatttactgagaatttttcagtggactttatggaagatcgtcgtggc
Coding sequences:
- the LOC101741762 gene encoding ATP-dependent (S)-NAD(P)H-hydrate dehydratase, which codes for MKTNLILLKSFSLIRHRYNMDPTSMKNLIKICIPPLDKSSHKGQAGRIGVIGGSLEYTGAPYFAGISSLKVGADLAHIFCSSVASAVIKSYSPELIVHPLLDKQDAVEEILPWFDRLHSIVIGPGLGRDWQTFDIIAKLIEVIKQKKIPIIIDADGLFLITEKPNLIKDFDSPVILTPNKIEFERLSNKIDVQTMGKNVTILKKGPNDELISPFPEFTWSLETGGSGRRCGGQGDLLSGTIATFMHWTLANIDKIKIPDISNNKMLAASLSCYAACILVRKCNEKAFKLKGRSMLATDMIEFIHDAFEELYDQ